Genomic window (Arachis hypogaea cultivar Tifrunner chromosome 13, arahy.Tifrunner.gnm2.J5K5, whole genome shotgun sequence):
AGAACTTGGATTTTTCGAAAGTAAAAAATGATAAAtagttatacaatataaaaagatcaactatatttatataatatgtaatttaagaaataattaaaatattatatcaattaaattatcatttaacttATGAAATTAAGTGTAAAACTTACATTTTGATGATATTGctcttaaaaattcaaatttgatttagaAGTAACATCATCAAAGCGTTTGTTTTATActtaatttcacaaattaaatgataatttaattgatataatattttaattatttttcaaattacatattgtataaatatagttgatctttttatattgtataactaTTTGTTACTTGAAAAAAATCCTAGTTTTAATTCTTATATCACGTTGGAGGgctatattttataataacatgTTTATTGATCTGTTTTAAATTCATAAGTTtgtaaaaatgtaaattttttaaaatttgaactaaaacacaaaagttaAATTTCTATTcttgtttattttgattttttgatattttatttaaatttaaatgaaatgtattttttattgatatttatttttaaagtcattaacttaaaagtaaaaaatacgaATAATCTATATAAATAGTAAATCAAATTAGGCTGATTCAATTTATTGTATATATACTATATTAATAGTAAATTGAATCAACTATTTGTATAAAATACACATAATAAATCAAATTATGTAGAGAAAATTTCACTCCCCTTCCCTACgaaatgctaaaatgacactcccctctcctctatttataaaatgtacattCTCCTCCCTTATCACTTTTAAAAAAGCtcctctttaatctattttaaattttttgtgttaactaatgttaactttatctatttttcaaaaaaaaataaattattttttacaaaaatatcctttagcaaaaattttatttttttgtcattaaattttgcttaccaaaatactttttaataaattaattttttattgattaaattatatttttatcaaaatattttttaaaaaaatttaataattaaattatttttttctaagagacccttcaataattttttaattattaaattatgattttaccaaaatttttattaacaattttttatagtttactattaatttttcgatatcaatgtatattatttaaatattatataaaaaaatcttaccattgttaatatgtataacaattaatatatattgatattgaaaaataattttattaagatttttttaatattaaaataatatatattgatatcgaaaaattaataataaaatataaaaaaaattattaacaaaaattttggtaaaatcataatttaataattaaaaaattattgaaaggtatcttagtaaaaaataatttaattattaaatttttctaaaaatattttagtaaaaatataatttaatcaataaaaaataatttattaaaagatattttgataagcaaaatttaatgaaaaaaataaaatttttgctaaaggattcttttgtaaaaaataatttatttttttcttaaaaaataataaagttaacattagttaatacaaaaaatttaaaatggattaaagaggaggttttttaaaagttataagaaaaaagaatatatattttataaatataagagAGGAAAATGTTATCTCAATTATGTATACTGCTTATATATTAACGTAAATCGAATCAATTTAATTCGATTCATATACAAATATATAGAACAAGACAAGACGTATGATGTAGAACATCTACATTTTAAATTCCATTTATCAGCATAAATTATCCTAAAAATATTGAAGCAGCACAGCACTGATCCCGCTCCCccccaaaccaaaaaaaaaaaaaaaaaaaaaaaaccataaaggCCACATATGCCAATTACTCCCTCCACCGGCATCAATCAAAGTCGTTAATGGGGGAACAAAGTCACAATACTATATTAGCCATGGGGTCCGCCTCCCACAGAAgcataaagaaaacaaaagtaGAGAATCTTTGGTGGCTACAATGCTGCTTTTATCTTGTGTCTCATTttctataaagaaaagaaaaacctttcaCTGATCATCAGAATTCAGATCATATCCAACTACGTTCTGTTCTTCACTGCAACACTATCTATAATTGTCACCCAACAGCAATAATAATGGTGGCGCAAACGAAGGAATTGTTCCAAAAGGCTCTGAGGAACTTCAAGTCTTTCTTCTTCTGTCCAGGCTATCAAAAACTTCCCAAGAATCCGCCACCCCGCACCCGCAATACTGAATTTTCCTTTTCTACTGTCAATTATGACAGTGACTTCACCCGCCATTGCGATTCATTGGCCCCCAGTAAGCTCAAGAAGAAGCAGCCTTTGTCATCATCTCATCAGAAGCAACACAACAATGAGGGTATGTTGGAGAAGAAGCTGAGGGAGTTGGAGATGTTGGAGACGAAGGATCGTGTGGAACATGTGTTGGACATTGAAGAGGTTCTCCATTACTATTCTCGCCTTAAATGCCCCTTCTATATTGAAATTGTCGACAAGTTCTTCATGGAAATTTACACAGACTTCTTTGCTTCGCATGTTAATTCACCACCATGCATTGTTAACTCTAATAAGCCCAACCAACTTCCTTAAGCTTTTCACGCTCACCTTCTCTGTAACTCGGGATCAATCATCACTTTCTTCTGCATCGGGAACCAGTTACATATTTACATTGcaatctttttctctttttgtttgtgTGATTACCAAAAGAAAAATTATGCGTTAATATGTTCATGGGCCAATGGAACCCCAACACTAAATTAAAAGTTGGTGCCCCATGGTTTGTTGGGCTTCCATTTTCAATG
Coding sequences:
- the LOC112738112 gene encoding uncharacterized protein, which translates into the protein MVAQTKELFQKALRNFKSFFFCPGYQKLPKNPPPRTRNTEFSFSTVNYDSDFTRHCDSLAPSKLKKKQPLSSSHQKQHNNEGMLEKKLRELEMLETKDRVEHVLDIEEVLHYYSRLKCPFYIEIVDKFFMEIYTDFFASHVNSPPCIVNSNKPNQLP